In Rhopalosiphum padi isolate XX-2018 chromosome 3, ASM2088224v1, whole genome shotgun sequence, the genomic stretch TTGTCTACTAAGCATTCATCACATTTGATCAacaaaaatgtaggtaatatattttcaatgtttattaaaactaCAACAAAGTCAGCAAAgttaaaatatgacaaaaattgtgaagatttctaataaatctCAAGAAGCAAGTTATGTAGTGGCAGAACTTGTGGCTAAAACAATGAAACCAAATACAATAGgtgaacaattaattttaccacCTGCTTGCCAGGagattgtaaaaatattctcTGGAATAGAAGCTGAAcaagaaatattgaaaaaatttttgTCTGATAATACAATTAGTATGCGCATAAACCATATATCAGAAGATATTGATGagcaaatattgaataaattatgtgaTTCTCTCATGTTTGTGTTACAAGTTGACAAATCTACAGATATAAGTAGAAAAGCACAGGTTTTGATTTTTGTCCTACTAcactattttttgtaaataaatttaataagtaataaaatgttattataataaataaaaatttgtaataccCATCAAGCACACATTtccaattaaataatgtaattataattaaaaaaattttgttcaTCTAATTTTATGCTAAAAAAAAGTCGCAGTGTggtgtgttaatttttttaagagcacaatttatcatgtttaataaaagtttgaaaatcaCTGATATAGATGATAGCAAATGACTAGAGTTTATTGCAAATTAAATATGTGAATTTAGACAATCAATATcatcattactattataattataattaaatgtcaagTCAATTAAccgtaatatctatataattaacagcattccatttaaaaatataatcatacaattgtaaattatagagaatgtacaattttaatttttaggtgtgAAGGGTGAAGTGTATCTAggcataatatgaaaaattttttttcaatatttatgtatgagAAATTtggtataaatgatataatataattaagattacttttttatattagatttatgattgtattaaaaaaaaaaaaaaatgaaatagaataatttattatttaaatgagacTCAAAGTTAGAGAAATTGGCTAAGTTAAATAGATTAACCAAATAATAATCAGTATTAgggtatttgttattatttattctaacttATTTCCTAATTAATCTTAAATCTATACAGTAGTATCGTGGAATCCGAAGGGAATTGAGGAAAAAAGTAATTTGGATTATCCATAACTGTTAAAAAATTGTCTtgcaatttaaactttaaaattgtttttattaatttgtgtgtaaactatttaagtacaataaatataatgattgaatatattttttttttaattaattaaaattataaacatactcatttatataataataaaatggtgaTGGTATACACTCGAAGCCGTTCGGATTACAGTATCATAGCGACATTactgtatttttcatttaaaaatgttttaagtatgttttattataaaaaatactatgttacaatatgaatataaaatgatgctatatatttttaaatataattaaccatTTAATAAATTCTCTGTATTAAttcagataataattttttttaagggtCAAAAATCTCCTGGACAGTATTTAGTTACTATAGATGGATGGACTGGTGATGAACTCATGCATATTCTAGACTTTGCTGAACAATATTCTTTTGGATGCTGGGATGAGTTaccaagaaatataataaatcgaaCTCAATCaggtaagaaataatatttttagagtgatttttactaaattattatttatatttaaactaagaatgttaagaaaaatacattttttaatttaaatagaaatcaAATTACAATTTGGTAAATATTTCTTGGATGGTACAATTGGAAGACTAACATGGGGTACAATCAAGAAACCACAATTAGAAGATCGTACAGTCCATTTCAAACTAAATGAAAGTTTTACTCATTTATCTGGATTGTCTAAAGCTCAATATGCTGAAATTGGATACAATCCAATAAGAGATGAATTTGAGTTGGTATGTATGCACTATGtgtgttacatattattgtttagttcattgtataattttttgtatttgaatgCATTTTACTTCTTTAGGAAaatgattttgataataatgCAGAGGCAGTTTTAAGTATTACATCTGAATGGAATGATTTTGGAGAtggtaaatactaattatattgtcACTATagactatttactattttaatcagAAATCAAATGTCggtttaactaatatttataaaattataacagtaaatattatattacagattATAATCTTGCGTGTATCGATATGTATTGTGCACGTTTACATGAACGCGAGTACGCAAAAGAAGTTGTTCACGATTATCAATTGatggataaatattttttttccaaagatAAACCCAAACGTAGATTAACACCAGAAGAACGGTATGctgttttcattattaataaacctattatatatatatttttatttatagaagtataataagcattgaaaatcaaataaaaaaattcagccGATATTTAACTGAAGTTGAACTGTGGTCATTAAATATACGGCTACAACaagaatatttgttaaaaaaacggCGTGAAGAACTAATCTATTACAGAAAAAAtggaattacaaaattatatgacattgtaaaatttaatcttTTACATTATAGCATGGTTGTAGatggtacttatatatttaaatattttcttaattaaaaggttcatactttaattatttttacttttaacttataGAACAATCTGAACAATCATCTTCTGATGTATTAACACCAGCACCTATCAAACGCGGTGAAAAGAAAAGGGTAAATACTAAtcttattttgcattttattttaaaaataatataatttatattcagttaataattaataatttggatttaaaggcaatataattaataaaaataagcatttaatttactaaaaaattaaatagtttctatgttgtattaaaaaaaaaattcactaccATTACTTAGATAAACTGTCTTCAGTAATGCAGACTgacaaacaattttgaatttaatatctaCGCGTTATGAACATAAATTAATCTATAGATAGGTAGTATGGGTACTTTTATAAACGTTAAATTAACTGGCCATACCAAACACTCGATATATATCACCGATAATAAaacccattaaaaataattgacaaacAATAATCACCGTCTCCAGaagattttattgatttatatcgtTAAGACACATGTCGTGTATAAAACTATCAaatcaattgaaaattaaacacaaaaaaggcatttatattatcaaaaatgcatttataagtaaaaaagccAAAAAGGGGCAAGAaagcatttataattaaaaaaaggtaaaaaaaaaatacatccatTGTCTTAGATATTAAATGATAtacttttatgtaaaaattatttttctattattattattaaaaaaaaaacttgcctTTAAATCCAAaccctaataattaaaaatagaaatttcaataaaacatttgtttatacatttttggtcATACAATAATTGTTTGACTAAAACTTAAATCTTATTGGTATTAAGTTATATCTTTAGTTcagattttaaaacattaaaaatactcaaatatgcgctgtaattttaaaaaaaattgaaaaatatccacttaaaaataaaagtatatattttttttataaataaataaattataaatctagattttatattgttaaacaaaaataacaataaaaaattatatgtacatacatcATATATTTGAAACGTACAATTTTGCAAAGTAAAAATTGATTCATAACAATTTTACTTTGGTTAAACAGTTTTTCTCATTACTAAAAGTAGATTAAtcagtaaaaacaaaattaaagtgtaataatttgtaatttagcAAACCGATCAAATAATCATAGATTAGATAAcgcaaaactattatatttttctatcagtattaatgtttttgggtgtttctcataaaaataattgaagacTGTATTTTTCCAGTCattcattgtatattaatattgattacagTTTTACcacaataacatatataatctGTAAAGTAAGCATACAAAGTCAAAATATGTCCTCAAACCCTAAATTATgcaaatatacttttattttacattcctTATGTTATAAAATCTGAGCTCCAATTCTAACATACATTAAGTTTATGTGATAAGAAATTAtcttagataattatattaggAATGTATtcacaaaaactataaaactacataattgattttatgtaatatatatgtatatttttttttttttagaaaaaacgaAAACGTCCTAAattattccataaaaaaaatcatgtttatcaCCGTACACCTCAATATATTGCTGCTCTAAATAGAGTATTGACTCAAAATAATGACACTGAAGATAATTCTGATTAATGTTAAGGTTCTAAGTTACctactagtaataataatagtatgtgaGTAAAACATGAAAGAAACATGTCTTTAAAATTGTGttcagtaattattaattaatatgactgataaaagttataatacttCAAGTATGAtcaaattttgattgtatattgaaaatatataatattttgtatataaataatgtttaatttttgtaatgtttaattttttgcctaataaaagaatatatttattgaatattagtaAATGACGGTAATTAAAAGctgtaatttgattatattttaaattttgtttctattgataaattatttgtgttatataaaatgattttttttttttaatgtacatgtattaaataatgaaattgtaataaCCCTAAATAAGTTGATATTGTACGTAAGTACAAAGTATACTTAAGTATAAGGCATttcattaaatacaaacatttatattaatttaatttatttattttttctattaaaaataaatttggtcTAAAGTACTAagattgattataattttatttgaatcatACTAAATGTAATAGATTTAGTTATTACTCAAAGtccaattatatttaaagcttTGCCTgtgatgtattaaattaatgggaaaaaaattaattttattagccaTGTACTACTTGTACTCATCAGTATgaattatagtactatagtatataagcacaaaatatatttataatttatggaatACTAAAATAAACGCCCAAATAATGGAAGACTAATGACATAAAGTTTGTATTtagtcaaataatttattttaattttaaataccaaatattttttcatttgttatgACATGACTTCTatactttgtatatatatatatatatcctgtCTTTacttgcaataattattatattcttcttttttaatcaataaatattatgtatagttttaatCAGGGGTTATATTTTCTAGCTAAATAAAATGGTTCTTAAACCATAAATCATcagcaattaattttattgtatcataaCATTAAGTTAGAGCCAGTTGTTCCTTACTTACTACCCTTAGTTCTATGTAGtgagtcttatattatattttctatagtgTACAAGATTACACAGCtgttaatcaatatattttttcaaaataaataatattatgatttattttatgagtacacaacaatgataaaataaaccaaaaaatgtattggttttaatgATGCCATAGTTCTTCAAATGTCTATGTGTatctaataattagtaaaaataaattttatttttaataatttttctatgatacatatacctattttatattagttattaaatcaatttttgggTTAGGctagtttataaatgtatgtaatctAAGATCGcacgtttaattttttacagttataaataatttatggtttGTATTTAGtcatagttataatattgtcattcattttttttttaaaattatttgggaCAATTGTTAAAAACCATTACCAAAGATTTTATTACACTAAATTTACAGTGGTTAttaattctttttaattaatatcaatagaaAATTATCCTTCATGGAGGTTGCCATACTTATTGGAAAAAATTCTTTGAATATCTTGCAAAAACATGTACTTAACCgtcatattaaatttcaaatgctGTTTTATTGACTGCCGGCTAACTTAGTTACATCACATTAAAACGAAAAGGTTTGAAAATGCATGACTCCACTTACTAAAACTCTAATGATTAATAACAAGcacactaaattatataattgaaagaatattattattgttgaaaatttgCTGAATTTGCAACACGGCTATAGATATGAATAGTATCTATAGCCGTGATTTGCAAGCATATTCCATttgtttatctatttttattgataactgGTTACAAAAAATTATCTTCTGAGTTCTGAACTATTTCAGACCATTTCGTCTTTCAATAATTCTATGTCTATCTATGCTAAGCAGTTGTAATGAAATTATGTTttgacaaaaatgttattaataatactataatactctGCATACTTAGAGATGTAAAACTTATGTAAATTTCCCCTGGGAACGCCTCACTCCCTTTTTTTCATgaacttataattattgtaacgcttatttttattatttactggaTAATAGGGtaattttgtgtaatttaatatattattatattactttatataagtacctagtaGTGTATTACtgacttttatatatattttaaattattttatatgaatataaatattaaaaatgtacctataaaataaattgtaaattaattaaatcagatTCATAGGTACCCTATAACatcaacaacaataaaaaaacagtttaaattCTAGTCttttagttataacttttatttgtcttttttctagttataaataatttaaattataatttaataataaaaataaaaagtaaaaataataatgataaaaaaaatagattttaccCAACTGGTAATGTGTGAGATATAcactaacaaaattattaaaagattctattaataataaatataaaattaaatatatcaatacttCCCAGTCTGATCAAGATGATAGTATGGAAATTGAATCATCaactaaatctttaaaatttgaatcatCTTCCAAAGAATCTGCAGAAGAGCTAGAAGTTAAGTTTAACGGATTTTTCGATTTTGGTGTGCTTGTTGCCATAGCCTGTGTCATTTGTATGGATGTTGATAGTCCAGGTATACatgaaaaaactaatttatatatattgtaatagagATTACCTATATTTCTGTGCAGGGATTATTTTTTGGaatagttgatttttttaaattgtttctatTTTGATGAATGTTAAGTAGTTTTGCAGTGAATTCGTTtgttaatctattttttatttttgtatgtattaatgAATATGTACTGAAAGACTTTTCTGTAGCAGCAGAAGATGGAGGCAGAGATAAAATTCCTactgcaattttatttaaaatagaactACCACATATTCCTTTCCACCAAGTactgaattttttatttcaatagaccaaacaaaattattactcCAAATTACCTCCATTTGAACGGTATTGTGCTAGttcaatcataattttaatcagTTTCTTCTGGCATTATTGCTGTggctatattaaaaatgtactcaaAACCTGCTTTATCatttatgtgtattaaatattattgtcctCTATGCCTTCGATCAAGTATGGAACTAGCGTAATGCATAGCATGAAGAGCCACACATTTTCTATGTTCAAACGACTATAGTATGGATGTTTTTTCCTCATTTGAAAGAAACTTTATGTTAGGATGC encodes the following:
- the LOC132927083 gene encoding transcriptional adapter 2B, whose protein sequence is MDNTCTYCQDVIDSLTVVCLECSYFQLCLACYSHGAEIGDHKNNHGYKLKGQKSPGQYLVTIDGWTGDELMHILDFAEQYSFGCWDELPRNIINRTQSEIKLQFGKYFLDGTIGRLTWGTIKKPQLEDRTVHFKLNESFTHLSGLSKAQYAEIGYNPIRDEFELENDFDNNAEAVLSITSEWNDFGDDYNLACIDMYCARLHEREYAKEVVHDYQLMDKYFFSKDKPKRRLTPEERSIISIENQIKKFSRYLTEVELWSLNIRLQQEYLLKKRREELIYYRKNGITKLYDIVKFNLLHYSMVVDEQSEQSSSDVLTPAPIKRGEKKRKKRKRPKLFHKKNHVYHRTPQYIAALNRVLTQNNDTEDNSD